A segment of the Pirellulales bacterium genome:
GGCGGACGCACTGGTCCACATTCGACTCCTAGCCGCGACATCACACTCTTGCCGGCCGCCATGAAGGCGGGTCCGAAGCGAAGCAACGCTCTCACCAATTCGACGGCCCTCATCTGCTCGCGCCGGGCCGTGGCCATGTCACCCGTATCGAAGGCGTGAATAACGCGGTGATAAAGCGGCGCCATGAAATTGTACGTACTACCGACCGCCCCACGCACGCCCAAGGACAGGGCTGCCAAGAGGATTTCGTCCTTGCCAAACAGAATCTCGAACCGCCCATCGTCGAGCGCCACGCAAGCCGCCAGATCGACGAGATCGTCGTGACTGTATTTCAACCCTACCAAATTCGGAATCTGTCGGCCGGCGACCTGCATGAAATGCGCCATCGACATGTTCACGCCGGTCATGCCAGGGATGTGATAGTAGTAAAATGGCAGGTCCGGCGCTGCCGCGGCGATCGGGACGCAGAAATCTGCGAGCATTTCGGCGTCGGCCGGCTTGGCGAAGCAAGGGGCCATCGCCGCAATCGCTGACGCGCCATGTGCCGCGGCATGCTCGGCCAGCGCGATGCAGTCACGTTGGCACGTGTGACCGACGTGAACGATCACGGCAAATCGCCCCGCGACGGCCTTGATCCAGGTTTCGGTCAGCAGGCGTCGCTCGTCCATCGTGAGCGACATGCTTTCCCCCGTCGTACCGCATATGAACGCGCCGGCGAGTCCGTTGTGCGCGAACAGGTCGGCCTGTTCGGTAATCACGTTGAGGGCCAACTCGCCATTACGCCCAAACGGCGTATACGGTGCGGCAATCAGACGAACGGGTGATGGTTTCATAGCGTGGCTTACAGGTGGGAAATGAAGATTGGGGACATTGGAACGATGAGCTGCATTGCGCGAGACAATGGCTTGGCCATGTCCAGCGACTCGTCATTCGTCATGGTATTTGCGATTGGCATCTTTCGTGCGTCGAGTCTAACCGGCCGCTAGCAGCTTCGCGAGGGCCTCGAGGCCGGTCATGCCCGGCTGAATACCTAATTTGCGTGCTGGCTCGCTGACCTCCACGATCTTGGCCTCGTAAAGGTCTTCTGGCTCGCACAAAGGCTTGGCCGGAGTGCCCCGAGCGATGGCTACGACCATGCCGAATTCGCCGGCAATGTCGACGTCGTAAATG
Coding sequences within it:
- a CDS encoding DUF1805 domain-containing protein; the protein is MTTTTLPTARNDTLQTPHGAVLGTSFRWPGGQYCAIHTSRGMVGCGIYDVDIAGEFGMVVAIARGTPAKPLCEPEDLYEAKIVEVSEPARKLGIQPGMTGLEALAKLLAAG
- a CDS encoding dihydrodipicolinate synthase family protein, which gives rise to MKPSPVRLIAAPYTPFGRNGELALNVITEQADLFAHNGLAGAFICGTTGESMSLTMDERRLLTETWIKAVAGRFAVIVHVGHTCQRDCIALAEHAAAHGASAIAAMAPCFAKPADAEMLADFCVPIAAAAPDLPFYYYHIPGMTGVNMSMAHFMQVAGRQIPNLVGLKYSHDDLVDLAACVALDDGRFEILFGKDEILLAALSLGVRGAVGSTYNFMAPLYHRVIHAFDTGDMATARREQMRAVELVRALLRFGPAFMAAGKSVMSRLGVECGPVRPPLRPLSPEQATILDEQLTRLGFDDYCAKSTSAPPRKAAKTARAFSAS